The Leptospira sp. WS39.C2 genome contains a region encoding:
- a CDS encoding type II toxin-antitoxin system RelE/ParE family toxin, producing the protein MYEIKRTEEMVLWLKELDNYAKKDILVSIEILKEFGPRLGRPHVDTITGSKIKNLKELRVNSKNRPFRIFFVFDPKRNAILLIGGNKATSKKFYPNMIKKSEELYAEYLGDL; encoded by the coding sequence GTGTATGAAATTAAAAGAACCGAAGAGATGGTTCTCTGGTTAAAAGAATTAGATAATTATGCAAAAAAGGATATTTTAGTTTCTATCGAAATCCTAAAAGAGTTTGGACCTAGACTTGGAAGACCACATGTTGACACCATTACTGGTTCTAAAATTAAAAATTTAAAGGAACTTAGAGTTAATAGCAAAAATAGACCCTTTAGAATATTTTTCGTATTTGATCCTAAGAGAAATGCTATTTTACTAATTGGCGGAAATAAAGCTACATCTAAGAAATTTTATCCAAACATGATTAAAAAATCTGAAGAATTATATGCTGAATATTTAGGAGATTTGTAA
- a CDS encoding helix-turn-helix domain-containing protein: MIKKKKELKSFDTDLNKFISQDIIEQAKAEAQKQIFKLRLAELRQKQGIKQTDVDGFSQVSVSRIESRSDIKISTLVDYVHACGFDVEIKAVPKKKRNKEEFVLLRA, from the coding sequence ATGATTAAGAAAAAAAAAGAATTAAAAAGTTTTGATACTGATCTTAATAAATTTATCTCACAAGATATTATTGAACAAGCAAAAGCTGAGGCTCAAAAACAAATCTTCAAATTGAGGCTTGCTGAACTAAGGCAAAAACAAGGAATCAAGCAAACTGATGTGGATGGTTTTTCTCAAGTCAGTGTTTCTAGAATTGAATCTAGGTCTGATATCAAAATCTCTACATTAGTCGATTATGTTCACGCCTGCGGATTTGATGTTGAGATTAAGGCTGTCCCCAAAAAAAAGAGGAACAAAGAAGAATTTGTTTTATTAAGAGCCTAA
- a CDS encoding putative phage abortive infection protein: protein MNKIIIFGFLILVFGLILIHFPFLWEPLNLKINVFDLNKSSDYGGYLSGYVGSFLLLLNILLLLYIHYEQAKSEFEKQFYTFLDIHRSNVERIRYLGFTSTEAIEKIVEFYDNILNEFIKNGWKNNPFEQKLNEAYFVIFYGYNERAFQIVNKNYNKNSSDYYSRITNIIFHTKGAEKVEYNEQMELPGLEKYLSTYFRHLFQIVRFIDESDKLTNKQKFIFSRILRAQLTNHEQALLLINSLGIIGKEWKYKNYLVKYQLVKNIPKGFFQSFDHELYFSGIRWEYLDYSNGV, encoded by the coding sequence ATGAATAAAATAATAATCTTCGGGTTTCTGATTTTAGTATTTGGACTGATTTTAATCCATTTCCCATTTCTTTGGGAGCCACTGAATCTAAAAATCAATGTTTTTGATTTAAATAAATCAAGTGATTATGGAGGATACCTTTCAGGATATGTAGGCTCCTTTCTATTACTATTAAATATTTTACTCCTTCTATATATTCATTATGAACAAGCAAAATCTGAATTTGAAAAACAGTTTTATACATTTCTCGATATTCATCGATCTAATGTAGAACGAATAAGATACTTAGGATTCACTAGTACAGAAGCGATTGAGAAAATCGTCGAATTCTATGATAATATCTTAAACGAATTTATAAAGAACGGATGGAAAAATAATCCATTCGAGCAAAAGCTAAACGAAGCTTATTTTGTTATATTTTACGGATATAATGAAAGAGCATTTCAAATTGTAAACAAAAACTACAACAAAAATTCAAGTGACTATTATAGCCGAATAACCAATATAATATTTCATACTAAAGGAGCAGAGAAAGTAGAATATAATGAACAAATGGAATTACCTGGATTAGAAAAATACTTAAGCACATATTTTAGACATCTGTTTCAAATTGTCCGATTTATTGATGAATCTGATAAATTAACAAATAAACAAAAATTCATATTTTCTCGTATTCTTCGTGCTCAATTGACCAACCATGAACAAGCACTGCTTTTGATAAATAGTCTAGGAATAATAGGCAAAGAATGGAAATATAAGAATTATCTTGTAAAATATCAACTTGTTAAAAATATTCCCAAAGGATTCTTTCAATCTTTTGACCATGAATTATATTTCAGTGGGATAAGATGGGAATACCTTGACTATTCAAACGGCGTATAA
- a CDS encoding integrase core domain-containing protein has translation MPWKENQVVDLRLDFVMASFEKGINFTQLCAQYGISTKCGYKWKERFLSEGKAGLLDKKRTPKNSPKKLPEEVVLELIKLKNNKKFWGSKKILELYKRKFPDVKPPDKSTLDRIFKKAGLTLPNKKKRIKHFGERISLPEKSTKPNHIWTVDFKGWWYTADSEKVNPLTIRDDYSKYILSIKTLSKGDIPSVKAEFIRLFKIYGLPEIIRSDNGPPFASMQSLLGLTKLSVWWLSLGIKLDRIEPGKPYQNGAHERMHKDMARELQHEIVGNITLHQKLFDKWRIEFNRERPHESLNMKTPEQVYLKSQRQFDPNADLLISYPFGFKQRHVNDRGYINWIGHLIMIGNPFNGFNVGIKKDKDTYSIWFANNKLGVIDNDFFLLISDPDSYKVHKPRKVTKKR, from the coding sequence ATGCCTTGGAAGGAGAATCAGGTCGTGGATTTAAGATTAGATTTCGTTATGGCGAGCTTTGAGAAAGGAATCAATTTCACTCAGCTCTGTGCTCAGTATGGCATCTCAACTAAGTGTGGATACAAATGGAAAGAACGGTTTCTTTCTGAAGGAAAGGCGGGACTTCTAGACAAGAAGAGAACTCCAAAAAACTCTCCTAAGAAACTTCCTGAAGAGGTTGTTCTTGAGCTCATTAAGCTCAAGAACAATAAGAAGTTTTGGGGGTCAAAGAAGATTCTAGAACTCTACAAGAGAAAGTTTCCGGATGTTAAACCTCCAGACAAATCTACTCTTGATCGAATCTTCAAAAAAGCGGGACTTACTTTACCAAACAAAAAGAAGAGAATCAAACACTTCGGAGAAAGAATTTCTCTACCAGAAAAATCTACTAAGCCTAACCACATTTGGACTGTTGACTTCAAAGGTTGGTGGTATACTGCTGATTCAGAAAAGGTCAATCCTCTAACGATCAGAGATGATTACTCTAAATACATTCTCTCTATCAAGACTCTTTCCAAAGGAGACATACCTTCTGTAAAAGCCGAATTTATTCGCTTATTTAAGATATACGGCCTACCTGAGATCATTAGGTCTGATAATGGTCCTCCTTTCGCTTCTATGCAATCTCTACTCGGACTCACTAAGCTTTCTGTTTGGTGGCTCTCTCTCGGTATTAAGCTAGATCGGATCGAACCCGGAAAGCCTTACCAGAATGGCGCTCATGAAAGAATGCACAAAGACATGGCTCGAGAACTTCAGCATGAGATCGTCGGAAACATTACTCTACATCAAAAACTCTTCGACAAATGGAGAATCGAATTTAACAGAGAAAGACCTCACGAGTCACTTAACATGAAAACTCCAGAACAAGTCTATCTGAAGTCACAACGGCAATTTGATCCTAATGCTGATCTCCTAATCTCATATCCTTTTGGGTTCAAGCAGAGACATGTCAATGACAGAGGTTACATCAATTGGATCGGGCACCTCATTATGATCGGAAATCCATTCAATGGATTCAATGTTGGAATTAAAAAAGATAAGGATACCTACTCTATCTGGTTTGCTAATAACAAATTAGGTGTTATAGATAACGATTTCTTCTTGCTTATTTCTGATCCTGATTCATACAAAGTTCATAAACCAAGAAAGGTTACTAAAAAGCGTTAA
- a CDS encoding integrase core domain-containing protein, with product MISSNTFSLTRLFKKGDITSVKAEFSRLFSIYGLSNFIRSDNGPPFASMQSHWGLTRLSVRCLSLVIKLDRAEPGKPYQNGIYECMHRNMARELHHEIVGNITLFQKLFDKWRIDFNRNSPHEALGIKTPEQVNVKSDKQFDPNV from the coding sequence ATGATTTCCTCAAATACATTCTCTCTTACAAGACTTTTTAAAAAAGGAGACATTACTTCCGTCAAAGCTGAATTTTCTAGGTTATTCTCAATCTACGGGTTATCTAATTTCATTCGTTCTGACAATGGTCCACCTTTCGCTTCTATGCAGTCTCATTGGGGACTCACCAGGTTATCTGTTAGGTGCCTATCTCTCGTAATCAAACTTGATCGTGCGGAACCAGGGAAACCTTATCAGAATGGCATATATGAGTGTATGCATAGGAACATGGCTCGTGAACTACACCATGAGATCGTGGGAAACATCACTCTCTTCCAAAAACTCTTCGACAAGTGGAGAATCGATTTTAATAGAAACAGTCCTCACGAGGCTCTAGGCATAAAAACTCCAGAACAGGTCAATGTGAAGTCTGACAAACAATTCGACCCGAATGTTTAA